From a region of the Myxococcaceae bacterium JPH2 genome:
- a CDS encoding TetR/AcrR family transcriptional regulator — MSRREQAKNEKWERIRAAAKRLFAERGYEGTTVRAIAEEAGVATGTVLVYGETKEALLHEVWRTEAMPLVEEAVSSLRAGPFVTRCMHLFTPLLSHYASQPDLARVVVKELPWLTGAAEEAQRPALARLLGALAQLVDEAKAKGELRATLERALAAELVFALYHSAVLRLLSPLTNATLAEAREGLRLGLSALLMGLGSRRSS; from the coding sequence ATGTCCCGACGAGAACAGGCCAAGAACGAGAAGTGGGAGCGCATCCGCGCCGCGGCGAAGCGGCTGTTCGCGGAGCGCGGTTACGAAGGGACGACGGTCCGCGCCATCGCGGAGGAGGCCGGCGTCGCGACGGGCACGGTGTTGGTCTACGGCGAGACGAAGGAGGCGCTGCTGCACGAGGTGTGGCGCACGGAGGCGATGCCCCTGGTGGAGGAGGCGGTGTCCTCGTTGCGCGCGGGGCCGTTCGTGACTCGGTGCATGCACCTGTTCACGCCGCTGCTGTCTCACTACGCCTCGCAGCCCGACCTGGCGCGGGTGGTGGTGAAGGAGCTGCCGTGGCTCACGGGAGCCGCCGAGGAGGCCCAGCGTCCCGCGCTGGCGCGGCTCCTGGGGGCGCTGGCGCAACTGGTGGATGAGGCGAAGGCGAAGGGCGAGCTGCGCGCGACGCTGGAGCGAGCGCTGGCGGCGGAGCTGGTCTTTGCCCTGTATCACTCGGCCGTCCTCCGCCTGCTCTCCCCCCTGACGAACGCGACGCTGGCCGAGGCTCGCGAGGGCCTCCGATTGGGGCTGTCAGCCCTGTTGATGGGACTGGGTTCGAGGAGATCATCGTGA
- a CDS encoding histidine kinase has product MESISPTVRSVPLTSAANLPSESGTSAASALLSQLRRLPLMMLIFAVPGLISTTHAWAFAQAKDPSYTFARALLMQVPPWQFWALATPLILALGRRFHVERGVWPRSLAVHLCTLGVLLVPYVSLVYTASRAAGEKWYLENSLSQLLPMMMAKYCIISLLIYGGILSIGHAVEYHRRYREGELAQAQLETRLVHAQLDTLRAQLHPHFLFNTLNAISVLVRKQDTAGSIRMLTGVSELLRMALNTTGRQHVPFHEDLDFLERYLDIEQTRFQDRLQVVRAIDPVTLGALVPSLILQPLVENAIKHGLAPRSGAGRVELRASREGAWLILEVLDDGPGLAPNWEHKEGCIGVANVRARLLQLHGERHTFTMENRVGGGVRARMELPFVTASPEERGA; this is encoded by the coding sequence GTGGAATCCATCTCTCCCACCGTGCGCTCCGTCCCGCTGACCTCCGCCGCGAACCTCCCGTCGGAGTCCGGCACATCGGCCGCGTCCGCGCTGCTCTCCCAGCTGCGCCGCCTGCCGCTGATGATGCTCATCTTCGCGGTGCCCGGACTCATCTCCACGACGCACGCCTGGGCGTTCGCCCAAGCCAAGGACCCCAGCTATACGTTCGCGCGGGCCCTGCTGATGCAGGTGCCGCCCTGGCAGTTCTGGGCCCTCGCCACACCGCTGATCCTCGCGCTCGGGCGGCGCTTCCACGTGGAGCGCGGCGTCTGGCCTCGGAGCCTCGCGGTCCACCTGTGCACCCTCGGCGTCCTTCTGGTCCCCTACGTCTCGCTCGTCTACACCGCCTCTCGCGCCGCGGGCGAGAAGTGGTACCTCGAGAACTCCCTGAGCCAGCTGCTGCCGATGATGATGGCCAAGTACTGCATCATCAGCCTGCTCATCTACGGCGGCATCCTCTCCATCGGGCACGCGGTCGAGTACCACCGCCGCTACCGGGAGGGAGAGCTGGCCCAGGCCCAACTGGAGACGCGCCTGGTGCACGCGCAGCTCGACACCCTGCGCGCCCAGCTCCATCCGCACTTCCTCTTCAACACGCTCAACGCCATCTCCGTCCTCGTGCGCAAGCAGGACACCGCGGGCTCCATCCGCATGCTCACCGGCGTCAGCGAGTTGCTGCGCATGGCCCTCAATACGACGGGGCGACAGCACGTCCCCTTTCACGAGGACCTCGACTTCCTGGAGCGCTACCTCGACATCGAGCAGACCCGCTTCCAGGACCGGCTCCAGGTGGTCCGCGCCATCGACCCCGTGACGCTCGGCGCGCTCGTGCCCAGCCTCATCCTCCAGCCCCTGGTGGAGAACGCCATCAAGCACGGCCTTGCCCCGCGCTCCGGAGCAGGCCGGGTGGAGCTGCGCGCCTCGCGCGAAGGCGCCTGGCTGATCCTGGAGGTGCTCGATGACGGCCCCGGACTGGCTCCGAACTGGGAGCACAAGGAGGGCTGCATCGGAGTCGCCAACGTGCGGGCCCGTCTGCTCCAGCTCCACGGCGAGCGGCACACCTTCACGATGGAGAACCGCGTGGGGGGTGGTGTGCGGGCTCGCATGGAGCTGCCCTTCGTCACCGCGTCCCCCGAGGAGCGCGGCGCATGA
- a CDS encoding response regulator transcription factor, which yields MNVAAAIRTLVVDDEPLAREGLRLLLAVDPDVTVVGEAGNGQEAVRLIREQRPDLVLLDVQMPEFNGFEVLARLDPGEVPAVIFVTAYDRYALRAFDIHALDYLLKPFRDDRFHDAIGRAKAQIRLARMSDLGHRLMSVLSTYGERENTPAPVAPPAPVDAYVRRLAIRDTGRVVFLDVDEIEYIEAADYYVQIHAGGKAYLHRETMQSLESRLDPERFMRIHRSAIVNSRRIRELRNEGRRDLVVVLTGGMELRVARSHREKFQNLR from the coding sequence ATGAACGTGGCCGCCGCCATTCGGACGCTCGTGGTGGATGACGAGCCGCTGGCTCGCGAGGGCCTGCGGCTCTTGCTGGCCGTGGATCCCGACGTCACGGTGGTGGGCGAAGCGGGGAATGGACAGGAGGCCGTGCGCCTCATCCGCGAGCAGCGGCCGGACCTCGTCCTGCTGGACGTGCAGATGCCGGAGTTCAACGGCTTCGAGGTACTGGCCCGGCTCGACCCGGGTGAGGTGCCGGCCGTCATCTTCGTCACCGCATACGACCGCTATGCCCTGCGCGCCTTCGACATCCACGCGCTCGACTATCTCCTCAAGCCGTTTCGCGACGATCGCTTCCACGACGCCATCGGCCGCGCCAAGGCTCAGATTCGCCTCGCGCGGATGTCCGACCTCGGCCACCGCCTGATGTCCGTGCTCTCCACCTATGGCGAGCGCGAGAACACTCCCGCGCCAGTCGCTCCTCCCGCCCCCGTCGATGCCTATGTGCGTCGGCTCGCCATTCGAGACACAGGGCGCGTGGTGTTCCTCGACGTGGACGAAATCGAATACATCGAGGCCGCCGACTACTACGTGCAGATTCACGCGGGCGGGAAGGCGTACCTCCACCGCGAGACCATGCAGAGCCTGGAGTCGCGCCTGGATCCGGAGCGCTTCATGCGCATCCACCGCTCGGCCATCGTCAACTCGCGGCGCATCCGCGAGCTGCGCAACGAGGGACGCAGAGACCTCGTGGTGGTGCTCACCGGTGGAATGGAGCTGCGCGTGGCGCGCAGTCACCGAGAGAAGTTCCAGAACCTGCGCTGA
- a CDS encoding FAD-dependent monooxygenase: MKVLIVGGGIGGLALGAALARRGVTADIIERKPQPADEGAGIVLGPNVMAVMKGLALHEDILAAGHPVDTARITDAHGRVLQETAYAVSGLPLPATALHRQHLMRVLGSASPAPRFGVSVLKLLGVADGVDVEFSDGATGRYDLVVGADGIHSTVRTFICGEEVLPRYSGYTCWRVVVDGHFGESVVEMWGRGRRLGVVPLGEGRTYVYATLNAARRAPPPWKDLAGFRAAYAEFSGPPARAALAAVHRLEGMLHNDIEDCSAPRWWRTGVVLLGDAAHAVTPNLGQGAGLAIEDAAALAQLLMTMGPTDAALARYESLRRPRAERILGRSWSMGRIAQWESPLARGLRNALLAWTPESVTRAELEKVVRDMPGVPIG; encoded by the coding sequence GTGAAGGTGCTGATCGTGGGTGGAGGGATTGGCGGGCTCGCGCTGGGAGCCGCCCTGGCTCGCCGAGGGGTGACGGCCGATATCATCGAGCGGAAGCCCCAGCCGGCTGACGAGGGGGCGGGCATCGTGCTCGGGCCCAACGTGATGGCTGTGATGAAGGGCCTCGCGTTGCATGAAGACATCCTCGCGGCCGGGCATCCCGTGGACACCGCGCGCATCACGGATGCCCACGGGCGCGTGCTGCAGGAGACCGCCTACGCGGTGTCAGGACTGCCATTGCCAGCCACCGCCCTGCACCGTCAGCACCTCATGCGGGTCCTGGGCTCCGCCTCGCCCGCGCCAAGATTCGGCGTGTCGGTCTTGAAGCTGCTCGGCGTGGCCGACGGCGTGGACGTGGAGTTCTCCGATGGAGCGACGGGCCGCTACGACCTCGTGGTCGGCGCGGATGGCATCCACTCCACGGTGCGGACCTTCATCTGCGGCGAGGAGGTGCTCCCCCGCTACTCCGGCTACACGTGCTGGCGCGTGGTGGTGGACGGCCACTTCGGGGAGTCCGTGGTCGAGATGTGGGGCCGGGGCAGGCGCCTGGGCGTGGTGCCGCTGGGCGAGGGGCGGACCTATGTCTATGCCACGCTCAATGCGGCGCGCCGCGCGCCTCCGCCGTGGAAGGACCTCGCGGGGTTCCGCGCCGCGTACGCCGAGTTCTCGGGTCCCCCAGCCCGCGCCGCGCTGGCCGCGGTCCATCGGCTGGAGGGGATGCTCCACAACGACATCGAGGACTGCTCCGCGCCGCGATGGTGGAGGACCGGTGTCGTGCTCCTGGGTGACGCGGCCCATGCGGTGACGCCCAACCTGGGACAGGGCGCGGGGCTCGCCATCGAGGACGCCGCCGCGCTCGCGCAGCTCCTGATGACGATGGGCCCCACGGATGCGGCGCTGGCTCGCTACGAGAGCCTCCGCCGCCCGCGCGCGGAGCGGATCCTCGGCCGCTCCTGGTCGATGGGGCGGATCGCCCAGTGGGAGAGCCCGCTCGCGCGCGGCCTCCGCAACGCGCTGCTGGCCTGGACGCCCGAGTCGGTGACGCGCGCGGAACTCGAGAAGGTCGTCCGCGACATGCCCGGCGTACCCATCGGCTGA
- a CDS encoding TolC family protein — MATPTVLLLALVATSMPSEPASSANASAEHPPDLAQRTVEDAMLTPVPPASHSVTTWDEAVTLLRQRSTDLRRVEAEVERARGRWRQALSVLLPNARVQASVAMDVLNPDTPVSANTGASTRTPTSPLGTVTATLTQTVVDVGAWRGLSSARATEVGATASLRDIQRRLTLGLAQALVATVAAERAAEINRVGLQQALEREVLTRRIFELGTGNALDVVRVSQDVAVARGTLIAGDEQLRRAREALGLTLGLDHAVGVAPTFNLQGLVEQTRQDCAPLEQLDARADLVAARAQVESASDSRRQASAGYLPTLGISSTLFGLTTDPGFGRFSTWNVAAVLSVPLWEGGGRDGLVRERAGVETQAAAVLERARRDAAVEVAQARRAVEVAEALTQTAVESRDLASRTDALTRRAFEMGRGGSLELVQSGAALRQAELSLVLRDFERVQARLAAFLTEARCDW; from the coding sequence ATGGCCACTCCTACCGTCCTTCTCCTCGCGCTCGTCGCCACGTCGATGCCCTCCGAGCCCGCCTCCTCCGCGAATGCTTCAGCCGAGCATCCACCGGACCTCGCCCAGCGCACAGTGGAGGACGCGATGCTCACGCCCGTGCCCCCCGCGTCCCATTCGGTGACGACGTGGGATGAGGCAGTGACGCTCTTGCGTCAGCGCTCCACGGACCTCCGGAGGGTGGAGGCCGAGGTGGAGCGCGCCAGAGGCCGGTGGCGACAAGCCCTGTCGGTTCTGCTGCCCAACGCGCGCGTCCAAGCCAGCGTGGCCATGGACGTGCTCAACCCTGACACACCCGTCAGTGCGAACACGGGCGCGAGCACGCGCACGCCCACGTCGCCGCTGGGCACCGTCACCGCGACGTTGACGCAGACCGTGGTGGACGTGGGGGCGTGGCGAGGGCTGTCGTCGGCACGGGCCACGGAAGTGGGCGCGACCGCAAGTCTCCGCGACATCCAACGTCGCCTCACGTTGGGGCTGGCTCAAGCCCTGGTCGCCACCGTGGCCGCCGAGCGCGCCGCGGAGATCAACCGCGTGGGTCTTCAGCAGGCCCTGGAGCGAGAGGTCCTCACGCGCCGCATCTTCGAGCTTGGCACCGGCAACGCGTTGGACGTGGTGCGTGTGAGTCAAGACGTCGCGGTCGCGCGCGGCACGCTCATCGCCGGTGACGAGCAACTGCGTCGGGCCCGCGAAGCGCTGGGCCTCACGCTGGGCCTCGACCACGCCGTGGGCGTCGCCCCGACGTTCAACCTCCAGGGCTTGGTGGAGCAGACCCGGCAAGACTGTGCGCCACTGGAGCAACTGGACGCGCGGGCCGACCTGGTGGCAGCGCGCGCGCAGGTGGAGTCCGCGAGCGACAGCCGGCGTCAGGCGTCCGCGGGGTATCTGCCCACGCTGGGCATCTCCAGCACCCTCTTCGGGCTCACCACCGACCCAGGCTTCGGCCGGTTCTCCACCTGGAACGTCGCGGCCGTGCTGTCGGTGCCCCTCTGGGAGGGCGGAGGACGCGACGGGCTGGTGCGCGAGCGGGCGGGCGTGGAGACCCAGGCGGCGGCGGTGCTGGAGCGTGCGCGTCGCGACGCGGCGGTGGAGGTGGCCCAGGCCCGGCGCGCGGTGGAGGTCGCCGAGGCACTCACCCAGACGGCAGTGGAGTCGCGTGACCTCGCGAGCCGGACCGACGCGCTGACTCGCCGTGCCTTTGAGATGGGCCGGGGCGGGAGCCTCGAGCTGGTGCAGAGCGGAGCGGCCCTTCGCCAGGCGGAGCTGAGCCTGGTGCTGCGTGATTTCGAGCGCGTCCAGGCACGCCTGGCCGCATTCCTGACGGAGGCCCGGTGCGATTGGTGA
- a CDS encoding sugar O-acetyltransferase, translating into MPIDRLMRIHSAESLERGERVFSPEFKAMSERVLRATELTSRLNVLPFEDDAAKAELFEKILGRPLPKRVTIYPPFYTDHGLRLELAERVFINQGCTFLDYAGIRLGEGVMIGPKATFITVSHPVDPGDRRLYLTGAPIEVEENVWIGAGATILPGVRIGRDAVVAAGAVVADDVPAASLVTGTKATVRRRW; encoded by the coding sequence ATGCCCATCGACCGCCTCATGCGCATCCACAGTGCCGAGTCCCTCGAGAGAGGGGAGCGGGTCTTCAGCCCCGAGTTCAAGGCGATGAGCGAGCGGGTGCTGCGGGCCACCGAGCTGACGTCGCGCCTCAACGTCCTGCCTTTCGAGGACGACGCGGCCAAGGCCGAGCTGTTCGAGAAGATCCTGGGCAGACCGCTCCCGAAGCGGGTCACCATCTATCCGCCGTTCTACACGGACCACGGCCTGCGTCTGGAGCTGGCCGAGCGGGTGTTCATCAACCAGGGCTGCACGTTCCTCGACTACGCCGGCATTCGCCTGGGCGAGGGCGTGATGATTGGCCCGAAGGCCACGTTCATCACCGTGAGCCATCCTGTCGACCCGGGGGACCGGCGGCTGTACCTCACGGGCGCGCCCATCGAGGTCGAGGAGAACGTGTGGATTGGCGCGGGAGCGACCATCCTGCCCGGGGTCAGAATCGGACGGGACGCCGTGGTCGCGGCCGGAGCGGTCGTCGCCGACGACGTGCCTGCCGCGAGCCTGGTGACCGGCACCAAGGCCACCGTGCGCCGACGCTGGTGA
- a CDS encoding efflux RND transporter periplasmic adaptor subunit, whose translation MKSIWIGVVCVALAGCSGTPAPPAKGPPREVEVVSIVPQPVRDTGEYLGALISRQSVTVLPQVAGYVRRIHVRPGERVTEGALLVEVDAREEVATLESAQAQHSASQVNLELTRRTLTRTEALHAEGLASKQELESAKAQVEAAEAASRASAAQVAQRQVQLQLRGVRAPFAGTVGDVLVRVGDFVSASTPLTSVAQADLLEVSVAVPSHRARAMKPDTTLEVLDARGKVLLTSTVFFIAPQADPRTQLVEVKAAFSNTLGLRPGELVRARMVYSVRNALQVPALAVVRQSGQPFVLVVRETGDKTVVARRPITLGPLGDQTYVVEGGLDAGDLVAVSSLYALRDGMDVTLKTPPSAPRAEARRPAPTQDSALAGSRH comes from the coding sequence ATGAAGTCGATATGGATTGGGGTGGTGTGTGTCGCGCTGGCCGGTTGCTCGGGGACACCCGCGCCCCCGGCGAAGGGGCCGCCACGTGAGGTCGAGGTGGTCTCCATCGTCCCGCAGCCGGTGCGGGACACCGGAGAGTACCTGGGCGCATTGATATCGCGGCAGAGCGTCACGGTGCTGCCCCAGGTGGCGGGGTACGTGCGCCGCATCCACGTGCGCCCCGGCGAACGGGTGACCGAAGGCGCGCTGCTGGTAGAGGTCGACGCACGAGAAGAGGTCGCCACACTCGAGAGCGCGCAAGCGCAGCACAGCGCCTCGCAGGTGAACCTGGAGCTGACCCGTCGCACGCTGACTCGGACCGAGGCGCTCCACGCGGAGGGACTCGCGAGCAAGCAGGAGTTGGAGAGCGCCAAGGCCCAGGTGGAGGCCGCCGAGGCCGCCTCACGCGCCTCCGCCGCACAGGTGGCGCAGCGACAGGTTCAGCTCCAACTCCGTGGGGTGCGCGCGCCTTTTGCCGGCACCGTGGGAGACGTGCTGGTGCGCGTGGGTGACTTCGTCAGCGCCTCGACACCGCTGACCAGCGTGGCCCAGGCGGACCTGCTGGAGGTGAGCGTCGCCGTGCCATCGCACCGCGCGCGTGCGATGAAACCAGACACGACACTGGAAGTGCTCGATGCGCGGGGCAAGGTGCTGCTCACCAGCACGGTGTTCTTCATCGCGCCCCAGGCCGACCCTCGCACGCAACTGGTGGAGGTGAAGGCGGCCTTCAGCAACACCCTGGGGCTGCGCCCCGGTGAGCTGGTGCGTGCTCGCATGGTCTATTCCGTCCGCAATGCCTTGCAGGTCCCGGCCCTCGCGGTGGTGCGCCAGAGCGGCCAGCCCTTCGTGCTGGTGGTCCGGGAGACCGGGGACAAGACCGTGGTGGCGCGCCGCCCCATCACCCTCGGACCACTGGGAGACCAGACGTACGTCGTAGAGGGGGGACTCGACGCGGGAGACCTCGTGGCCGTCTCGTCCCTGTATGCCCTGCGCGATGGCATGGACGTGACGCTGAAGACCCCACCATCCGCGCCTCGCGCCGAGGCGCGGAGGCCGGCCCCCACGCAAGACAGCGCCTTGGCCGGAAGCCGGCACTGA
- a CDS encoding antibiotic biosynthesis monooxygenase yields MSLTVICEFKARTNSEAEFVRVARALAAAVKTEPGTLRYDWFVTQKPGHYSIIEEYVDADAAETHNNHVAPLLGELFAAADLVSITFFGALNAYIRDWATGREGVAVNMPL; encoded by the coding sequence ATGAGCCTGACGGTGATTTGTGAGTTCAAAGCACGGACCAACAGCGAGGCAGAGTTCGTGCGGGTGGCGCGAGCCCTGGCCGCCGCCGTCAAGACCGAGCCGGGGACGCTGCGCTACGATTGGTTCGTCACGCAGAAGCCGGGTCACTATTCGATCATCGAGGAGTACGTCGACGCGGACGCGGCCGAAACACATAACAATCATGTCGCCCCCCTGCTCGGCGAGCTGTTCGCGGCGGCCGACCTGGTGTCGATCACCTTCTTCGGGGCGCTCAACGCGTACATTCGCGATTGGGCAACCGGCCGCGAGGGCGTCGCGGTCAACATGCCGCTGTGA
- a CDS encoding cold-shock protein: MAERQNGTVKWFNEEKGYGFITPESGSDLFVHFRAIEGTGFKSLKEGQRVTFEAVQGQKGMQADKVQVVG; this comes from the coding sequence ATGGCTGAGCGACAGAACGGAACGGTGAAGTGGTTCAATGAGGAGAAGGGCTACGGCTTCATCACGCCCGAGAGCGGCTCGGACCTCTTCGTCCATTTCAGAGCCATCGAGGGGACTGGCTTCAAGAGCCTGAAGGAGGGGCAGCGTGTGACGTTCGAGGCGGTTCAAGGCCAGAAGGGCATGCAGGCAGATAAAGTCCAAGTTGTCGGGTGA